In Vagococcus hydrophili, one DNA window encodes the following:
- a CDS encoding DUF4430 domain-containing protein, whose protein sequence is MKKIVGLVVLLVALTGCGSKQADTTKDSNQQASSSAVASSEKTEKAVKVVLQEDGKEFSTKEIEIKEDAILGDVMADNFKIGEENNMISSIDDKKQDAKAQKYWIYQVNGKEAEVGANEYKLKAGDEVIWNLSKFEMK, encoded by the coding sequence ATGAAAAAAATAGTAGGATTAGTTGTATTATTAGTAGCTTTAACAGGATGTGGCTCAAAACAAGCAGACACAACGAAAGATAGTAACCAACAAGCAAGCAGTTCAGCAGTAGCTTCATCAGAAAAAACTGAAAAAGCTGTTAAAGTTGTCTTACAAGAAGATGGAAAAGAATTCAGTACAAAAGAAATCGAAATTAAAGAAGATGCTATTTTAGGCGATGTAATGGCTGATAACTTTAAAATTGGTGAAGAAAACAACATGATTTCTTCAATCGATGACAAAAAACAAGATGCAAAAGCTCAAAAATATTGGATTTACCAAGTAAACGGTAAAGAAGCAGAAGTGGGAGCTAACGAATACAAATTAAAAGCTGGAGACGAAGTTATCTGGAATTTATCTAAATTCGAAATGAAATAA
- a CDS encoding cob(I)yrinic acid a,c-diamide adenosyltransferase has protein sequence MKVYTKGGDKGKTSLIGGKRVNKGNKRVEAYGTTDEINSQVGLGICEVRELKNSEELVAELTEVQNYLFDCGTDLANVSDEMPFMITSEHVKWLEDKIDGHTEKLPKIERFILPGGNKASCQLHVARTITRRAERAVASLIEEEDIPTDAFKFLNRLSDYFFVVARLANVLGEEEEHFYERSKIVFH, from the coding sequence ATGAAAGTCTATACAAAAGGTGGAGACAAAGGGAAAACAAGTCTAATCGGTGGTAAACGTGTTAACAAAGGCAATAAGCGTGTTGAGGCGTATGGTACCACAGATGAAATTAATTCCCAAGTCGGTTTAGGTATTTGTGAAGTAAGAGAGTTAAAAAATAGCGAAGAACTTGTCGCTGAATTAACAGAAGTTCAAAACTATTTATTTGATTGTGGAACAGACTTAGCGAATGTGTCAGATGAGATGCCTTTTATGATAACCTCAGAACATGTCAAATGGTTGGAAGACAAGATTGATGGGCATACAGAAAAGTTGCCAAAAATTGAACGCTTCATCTTGCCTGGTGGTAACAAAGCAAGTTGTCAATTACATGTTGCTAGAACGATAACAAGAAGAGCAGAACGTGCGGTGGCTTCTTTAATTGAAGAAGAAGACATTCCAACAGATGCGTTTAAATTCTTGAATCGCTTATCAGATTACTTTTTTGTTGTTGCAAGATTAGCCAATGTTTTAGGGGAAGAAGAAGAGCACTTCTATGAAAGAAGTAAGATCGTTTTTCACTAA
- a CDS encoding ECF transporter S component has product MVKKIRKLIIFLLCLTLMYFFYQHNRYNLLSIFVVLVSFIPFLEKFERKEMATRELVLIAVMTATAVVSKIIFFFAPSINPLVAVVIISGLQFGSLFGFMVGALSPFVANMIFTQGPWTPFQMITTGIIGLIAGSKWVRKHENNRIIISILAIMSGVMYSLLMDIWTVLSIDGVFTWSRYFTVLIPAIPYTMTYMISNATFVNILIKPLSTKIKRIKQKYGLEN; this is encoded by the coding sequence ATGGTTAAGAAAATCAGAAAACTAATCATTTTTCTTTTATGCCTAACGCTCATGTATTTCTTTTATCAACACAATCGCTATAACTTATTATCCATATTTGTGGTGTTAGTTTCTTTTATTCCATTTTTAGAAAAATTTGAAAGAAAAGAGATGGCAACGAGAGAATTAGTTTTGATTGCGGTAATGACAGCGACGGCAGTTGTTTCAAAAATTATTTTTTTCTTTGCCCCGTCGATTAATCCTTTAGTAGCAGTGGTTATTATTTCCGGACTTCAGTTTGGCTCATTATTTGGTTTTATGGTGGGAGCTTTGTCTCCATTTGTCGCCAATATGATCTTTACACAAGGGCCTTGGACGCCGTTCCAAATGATAACAACGGGCATAATTGGATTAATTGCAGGTAGTAAGTGGGTTAGAAAGCATGAAAATAATCGGATCATTATAAGTATTTTAGCTATCATGTCAGGAGTGATGTATTCACTCTTAATGGATATATGGACAGTGCTGTCCATTGATGGCGTCTTTACGTGGAGTCGTTACTTCACTGTATTAATTCCAGCGATACCTTATACAATGACGTATATGATATCGAATGCAACATTTGTAAACATATTAATCAAGCCATTAAGTACGAAAATAAAACGTATTAAACAAAAATATGGTTTGGAAAATTAA
- a CDS encoding LysR family transcriptional regulator translates to MVNKLDLYRVFYEVAQHRSFSKAAKSLYLTQPAVSQAIAQLEQELSIRLFNRNPQGVILTDEGKLLHDYVYSALNLLDSGEKKMEEFKLLKGGKIEIGVGDTISRYFLLPFLEHFHQIYPEISFKLVNGTTSELIDILKQGKIDIAICNFPIEDDKLEKIHCADVQDTFVYGSKYAKNFLEPQSIEDVLKHPIICLDQDSISRRFIDSFLKEKELSLNPEFELGSHDLLLDFAKINLGVACVTKEFSKAYIKQGILQEVDLIEQIPKRAIGLCYLKSVSLSLASQKFVQVIINNKNTL, encoded by the coding sequence ATGGTTAACAAACTAGATTTATATCGTGTTTTCTATGAAGTCGCGCAACACAGAAGTTTCTCAAAAGCTGCCAAAAGCCTTTATTTAACCCAACCAGCAGTCAGTCAAGCCATTGCCCAATTAGAACAAGAACTCTCCATTCGCTTATTTAACCGGAACCCACAAGGCGTCATTTTAACTGACGAAGGAAAATTACTTCATGATTATGTTTATTCTGCTCTGAATCTGCTTGACTCTGGTGAGAAAAAGATGGAAGAATTCAAGCTACTAAAAGGTGGAAAAATTGAAATTGGGGTTGGTGATACCATTTCTCGCTATTTCCTACTACCTTTTTTAGAGCACTTCCATCAAATTTACCCTGAAATTAGTTTTAAATTAGTTAACGGAACGACTTCCGAATTAATTGATATCCTAAAACAAGGTAAAATCGATATTGCCATTTGTAACTTTCCAATTGAAGATGACAAACTTGAGAAAATCCACTGTGCTGATGTGCAAGACACTTTTGTCTACGGTTCAAAATACGCGAAGAATTTTTTAGAACCTCAATCAATAGAAGATGTTTTAAAACATCCTATCATTTGTTTAGATCAAGACTCAATTTCACGGCGTTTTATTGATAGTTTTTTGAAGGAGAAAGAATTATCATTAAATCCTGAATTTGAATTAGGTTCTCATGATTTATTATTAGATTTTGCTAAAATTAATCTTGGCGTTGCCTGTGTTACAAAAGAGTTTTCAAAAGCTTATATTAAACAAGGAATTCTTCAAGAAGTGGATTTAATTGAGCAAATCCCTAAAAGAGCGATTGGTTTATGTTATTTAAAAAGCGTTTCACTCTCTTTAGCCTCGCAAAAATTCGTTCAAGTCATCATTAACAACAAAAACACATTGTAA
- a CDS encoding coenzyme F420-0:L-glutamate ligase, producing the protein MERTVGTITRGLRCPIINEGDSIETIVVDSVLNASKAEGFSIEEKDIVCVTESIVARAQGNYASIDQIAKDVTNKFGESTVGVIFPIFSRNRFSNILKGIARGSKKIVLMMSYPSDEVGNHLVSLDALDEKGVNPWTDVLDEKQFRELFGYNKHTFTGVDYIEYYKELIAAEGAECEVIFSQKPKTILDYTKNVLTCDIHTRYRTKRILENSGAEKVFTLDDILSSSVDGSGFNENYGLLGSNKSTEEGIKLFPRDCQPVVEAIQETIKEKTGKTIEVMVYGDGAFKDPVGKIWELADPVVSPAFTSGLEGTPNEVKLKYLADNNFSDLRGADLEAAIKKHINEKDEDLTGSMEAQGTTPRQLTDLIGSLADLTSGSGDKGTPIVYIQGYFDNFTK; encoded by the coding sequence TTGGAACGCACAGTTGGAACAATAACTAGAGGGCTACGTTGTCCGATTATTAATGAAGGGGATAGCATCGAAACAATCGTTGTCGATAGCGTCTTAAATGCATCAAAAGCAGAAGGATTTAGTATTGAAGAAAAAGATATCGTTTGTGTAACGGAATCAATCGTTGCAAGAGCGCAAGGTAATTATGCTTCAATCGATCAAATTGCCAAAGATGTCACAAATAAATTCGGTGAATCAACAGTGGGCGTTATTTTCCCGATTTTCAGCCGTAATCGTTTTTCAAATATTTTAAAAGGAATTGCTCGTGGATCTAAAAAAATCGTTTTAATGATGAGCTATCCATCAGATGAAGTGGGAAATCACTTAGTATCTTTAGATGCGTTAGATGAAAAAGGTGTAAATCCTTGGACTGATGTTTTAGATGAAAAACAATTTAGAGAGTTATTTGGTTATAACAAGCATACCTTTACTGGTGTTGATTATATTGAATATTACAAAGAATTAATCGCTGCTGAAGGTGCCGAATGTGAAGTTATTTTCTCTCAAAAACCTAAAACAATTTTAGATTACACTAAAAATGTTTTAACATGTGACATCCATACACGTTACCGCACAAAACGTATCTTAGAAAATAGTGGGGCTGAAAAAGTTTTCACTTTAGATGATATTTTATCAAGTTCTGTTGATGGTAGTGGATTTAATGAAAATTATGGTTTACTAGGATCAAACAAATCGACTGAAGAAGGCATTAAATTATTCCCAAGAGATTGCCAACCAGTTGTTGAAGCCATTCAAGAAACAATCAAAGAAAAAACAGGTAAAACAATTGAAGTGATGGTTTATGGGGACGGAGCTTTCAAAGATCCAGTTGGAAAAATTTGGGAACTTGCTGATCCAGTTGTTTCGCCAGCCTTTACTTCTGGCTTAGAAGGAACACCAAATGAAGTTAAATTAAAATACTTAGCTGATAACAACTTCTCAGATTTACGTGGTGCTGATTTAGAAGCAGCCATCAAGAAACATATCAATGAAAAAGACGAAGATTTAACAGGCTCAATGGAAGCCCAAGGAACAACACCTCGTCAATTAACTGACTTAATCGGTTCACTAGCTGACTTAACATCAGGAAGCGGCGACAAAGGAACACCAATCGTTTATATCCAAGGATATTTCGATAACTTTACGAAATAG
- a CDS encoding LPXTG cell wall anchor domain-containing protein yields the protein MKKNSLRVSALVLACVPLLLGSTTLVNAEETTKDTTETVLKADAADETVKEDEVTAADKDKADEATKSFKLGLKDSPIKTKEGSKGVINLGKLKDKELKGTFETEKPADKEDLVTINEKGEWTALKAGKTDVKLFFKPDTATKEFLKKEYPTQTIGDKIPVENVSFVIDKKDTTTVTPTPLGLTLTPTIKDNKGKITLDYNGAALNADFDILDSKDGKIKLAKDGSFEVLENGVKEKKFNQEVSFKLIKDKNFDAIANSDKFKGKEIKLDYKQSVKINASDVKKEEKVIKITFKQKSLDATFDGSKWSGQGRLQAIADGKIDVTGTFGAIKNDPYLSLSDKGDWEPLKPGSGEFTPGFTIDDASMKKLNAEYPKNELKIVYSEDKIKVNFVDKTNTGGNTGTPGGKTAKDYVPVNKLPQTGEEKMKFAGVIGAVVIVIAGIIFFMKKKKGSDDTEA from the coding sequence ATGAAAAAAAATTCATTACGCGTTTCAGCACTAGTCTTAGCTTGTGTCCCTTTATTGTTAGGTAGCACAACATTGGTTAATGCAGAAGAAACAACAAAAGATACAACTGAAACAGTTCTTAAAGCTGATGCAGCAGATGAAACTGTGAAAGAAGATGAAGTCACAGCAGCGGACAAAGATAAAGCTGATGAAGCGACGAAAAGTTTTAAACTAGGATTGAAAGACAGCCCTATTAAAACTAAAGAAGGTTCAAAAGGCGTTATCAACCTTGGAAAATTGAAAGACAAAGAATTAAAAGGTACATTTGAAACTGAGAAACCTGCTGACAAAGAAGACCTTGTTACCATTAACGAAAAAGGTGAATGGACTGCTTTAAAAGCTGGGAAAACAGATGTTAAACTTTTCTTTAAACCAGATACAGCTACAAAAGAATTTTTGAAGAAAGAATATCCTACTCAAACAATTGGCGATAAAATTCCAGTTGAAAATGTATCATTTGTGATTGATAAAAAAGATACTACGACTGTAACTCCAACTCCATTAGGATTAACGTTAACTCCAACTATTAAAGACAACAAAGGTAAAATTACACTCGACTATAATGGTGCTGCTTTAAATGCTGATTTTGATATTCTTGATTCAAAAGACGGAAAAATTAAATTAGCTAAAGATGGTTCATTTGAAGTTCTTGAAAATGGCGTTAAAGAAAAGAAATTTAATCAAGAAGTTAGCTTTAAATTAATCAAAGATAAAAACTTTGATGCAATCGCTAATTCAGATAAATTTAAAGGAAAAGAAATCAAATTAGACTACAAACAAAGTGTTAAAATCAATGCTTCAGATGTAAAAAAAGAAGAAAAAGTAATCAAAATTACTTTTAAACAAAAATCATTAGATGCTACATTTGACGGTTCTAAATGGTCTGGTCAAGGTAGATTACAAGCTATAGCTGATGGTAAAATCGATGTTACAGGTACTTTTGGAGCAATTAAAAATGATCCTTATCTTTCACTTAGTGATAAAGGTGATTGGGAACCTTTAAAACCTGGTTCTGGAGAATTCACTCCTGGATTTACTATTGATGATGCTTCTATGAAAAAACTTAATGCAGAGTATCCTAAAAATGAATTAAAAATTGTTTATTCTGAAGATAAAATCAAAGTAAACTTCGTGGATAAAACAAACACTGGTGGCAACACTGGTACTCCTGGTGGAAAAACTGCCAAAGATTATGTTCCAGTCAACAAATTACCTCAAACAGGTGAAGAAAAAATGAAATTTGCTGGTGTTATTGGTGCAGTAGTTATCGTAATCGCTGGTATTATCTTCTTCATGAAAAAGAAAAAAGGCTCTGACGATACAGAAGCTTAA